The Vicinamibacterales bacterium genome contains a region encoding:
- the recJ gene encoding single-stranded-DNA-specific exonuclease RecJ gives MPPPLIWKRRAYDEVAAGRLERELGLSSVVARLLATRGHVEPEAADRFLRPSLSHLGDPWRLADLAPAVDRLLAATERKERIVVHGDYDVDGVTSTVILRRALELLGADVGHFIPERLRDGYGLQPATIDRLHADGAKVVVSVDCGIRAPEAARRARELGIDLIITDHHEPDAELPQALAVVNPKRPDCSYPDKHLAGVGVALKVVQGLCQRTGRDGWLAAFVKIAAIGTLADVVPLVGENRVIAKLGLEQLTKGPHKVGLRALLDVSGLSGKTIDSYHIAFMLAPRVNAAGRMASADIATRLLLASDEAMAEEAAALAQQLDAENTRRRTEEQDIVAAAKKAVETDPDVGAHQVLVVSGEGWHRGVIGIVASKLVDTYYRPAIVLSVEHGVAHGSCRSIPGFDVLASLEACAGMLDRFGGHKQAAGLQLDAARIPAFRRAVNDYAHGVLGPDDLRPNLQFDGALDFDALTPRVVSDLAAMAPFGLANPKPLFTASGVEIVDGPRRLKERHLKMSLRQRNRTFRAIAWNSVEKEPVLAPGPGALEVAYGLEQNEFNGTTYTELRLSDVRRLADDAAP, from the coding sequence GTGCCCCCGCCCCTCATCTGGAAGCGCCGGGCGTACGACGAGGTGGCCGCCGGCCGCCTCGAGCGGGAACTGGGCCTGTCGAGCGTCGTGGCGCGGCTGCTGGCCACGCGCGGACACGTCGAACCCGAAGCGGCCGACCGCTTCCTCCGGCCCTCGCTGAGTCATCTGGGCGACCCGTGGCGCCTCGCGGATCTGGCCCCGGCCGTGGATCGCCTGCTGGCCGCCACCGAGCGGAAGGAGCGCATCGTCGTCCACGGCGACTACGACGTCGACGGCGTGACCTCCACCGTGATCCTGCGCCGCGCGCTCGAACTCCTCGGCGCCGACGTCGGCCACTTCATCCCCGAGCGCCTCCGCGACGGCTATGGGCTCCAGCCGGCGACGATCGACCGGCTCCACGCCGACGGCGCCAAGGTGGTGGTGTCGGTGGACTGCGGCATCCGCGCGCCCGAGGCGGCCAGACGTGCCCGCGAACTGGGCATCGATCTCATCATCACCGACCACCACGAGCCCGATGCCGAGTTGCCGCAGGCGCTGGCGGTCGTGAACCCCAAGCGGCCCGACTGCAGCTATCCGGACAAGCACCTGGCCGGCGTCGGCGTCGCCTTGAAGGTGGTCCAGGGGCTCTGCCAGCGCACGGGCCGCGACGGCTGGCTCGCCGCCTTCGTGAAGATCGCGGCCATCGGCACGCTGGCCGACGTGGTGCCGCTCGTCGGCGAGAACCGGGTCATCGCCAAGCTGGGCCTGGAGCAGCTCACCAAGGGACCCCACAAGGTCGGCCTGCGGGCGCTGCTCGACGTCTCGGGCCTGAGCGGCAAGACCATCGACAGCTACCACATCGCCTTCATGCTCGCACCGCGCGTGAATGCGGCCGGGCGGATGGCGAGCGCCGACATCGCCACGCGGCTGCTGCTCGCCTCGGACGAGGCGATGGCGGAGGAGGCCGCGGCCCTGGCGCAGCAGCTCGACGCCGAGAACACGCGGCGACGGACCGAGGAGCAGGACATCGTCGCGGCCGCGAAGAAGGCCGTGGAGACCGATCCCGACGTGGGCGCGCACCAGGTGCTCGTCGTGAGCGGCGAGGGCTGGCACCGCGGCGTCATCGGCATCGTCGCCTCGAAGCTCGTCGACACCTACTACCGGCCGGCCATCGTGCTGTCGGTGGAACACGGCGTGGCCCATGGGTCGTGCCGGAGCATCCCCGGCTTCGATGTGCTCGCGTCCCTGGAGGCCTGTGCCGGCATGCTGGACCGCTTCGGCGGCCACAAGCAGGCGGCGGGCCTGCAGCTCGACGCCGCGCGCATCCCGGCGTTCCGCCGGGCCGTGAACGACTACGCCCACGGCGTCCTCGGACCGGACGACCTCAGGCCGAACCTGCAGTTCGACGGCGCCCTGGACTTCGACGCGCTCACCCCGAGGGTCGTGAGCGATCTGGCCGCGATGGCACCCTTCGGGCTCGCGAACCCGAAGCCGCTCTTCACCGCCTCGGGCGTCGAGATCGTGGACGGCCCGCGGCGGCTCAAGGAGCGGCACCTCAAGATGTCGCTCCGCCAGCGCAACCGCACCTTCCGGGCGATCGCCTGGAACAGCGTGGAGAAGGAGCCGGTGCTCGCGCCCGGCCCCGGCGCCCTCGAGGTGGCCTACGGCCTCGAGCAGAACGAGTTCAACGGCACCACCTACACCGAACTCCGCCTCTCCGACGTGCGGCGGCTCGCGGACGACGCCGCGCCCTGA
- the rapZ gene encoding RNase adapter RapZ: protein MSRRPVRAKLSTRASRADFLVVTGLSGAGKSQAIHALEDLGYYCVDNLPMALLPELYGLHQREEALARVAVVVDIRERKFLTAFPTVFGQLRATADVPPSLIFLEASAAALHRRFSETRRPHPMAPDEPIAEAIHRERRKLAPIRAMADEIVDTSDLTVHELRQTFLNLARGQRRRGSLVLTFESFGFKHGLPLEADLVFDVRFLANPHFVPALRPKTGRDRPVAAFLERQPATRQLIARVASLLRFLVPQYVEEGKSYLTVAIGCTGGRHRSVYVAEALKKALAGMPGVTARVRHRDTGREGTN, encoded by the coding sequence GTGAGTCGCCGGCCGGTCCGCGCGAAGCTCTCGACGCGCGCGTCCCGCGCGGACTTCCTCGTCGTCACCGGGCTGTCCGGCGCGGGGAAGTCGCAGGCCATCCACGCACTCGAGGACCTCGGGTACTACTGCGTGGACAACCTGCCGATGGCGCTCCTGCCCGAGCTCTACGGTCTCCACCAGCGCGAGGAGGCCCTGGCGCGGGTCGCCGTGGTCGTGGACATCCGGGAGCGGAAGTTCCTCACCGCCTTCCCGACCGTGTTCGGCCAGCTGCGGGCCACGGCCGACGTGCCGCCGTCGCTCATCTTCCTCGAGGCCAGTGCCGCCGCGCTGCACCGCCGCTTCAGCGAGACGCGGCGGCCGCATCCGATGGCGCCCGACGAGCCTATTGCCGAGGCCATCCACAGGGAGCGCCGGAAGCTGGCACCCATCCGGGCGATGGCCGACGAGATCGTGGACACGTCCGACCTCACCGTCCACGAGCTGCGGCAGACGTTCCTGAACCTGGCCCGCGGGCAACGGCGCCGGGGCTCGCTCGTCCTGACCTTCGAGAGCTTCGGGTTCAAGCACGGCCTGCCGCTCGAAGCCGACCTGGTGTTCGACGTGCGCTTCCTGGCCAATCCGCACTTCGTGCCCGCGCTCCGGCCGAAGACCGGCCGCGACCGCCCCGTGGCCGCGTTCCTCGAGCGCCAGCCGGCCACGCGACAGCTCATCGCGCGGGTTGCGTCGCTCCTGCGCTTCCTGGTGCCGCAGTACGTCGAGGAAGGGAAGAGCTACCTCACCGTGGCGATCGGGTGCACGGGCGGCCGGCACCGGTCCGTCTACGTCGCCGAGGCGCTCAAGAAAGCCCTGGCCGGCATGCCAGGCGTCACCGCGCGGGTCCGCCATCGCGACACCGGGCGGGAAGGGACGAACTGA
- the lptC gene encoding LPS export ABC transporter periplasmic protein LptC, producing MASWRRRGRVLAGAVAVGVAVVAYVASGSRRTLAPPPPVTPLPPAATAQVSGGNATKTSGERRDFTVDFAEQTTYSDGRTVATGLTVNATARNGKRFVITGREGTVGQGQSSVTMTGDVVMTSADGLVAKTEAATYADGEGILRAQGPVTFERGATHGSGVGFHYDRNRDAMSILDKTTAHVAGAGADGDMDITAGAFTDARRDRYMRLEREAVIVRPAQTLAGDEVMVYLLPDTDEPDVMELRGSARILGREGFGSLREMTGRDINVDYGDDGRTVEHVTVAGDAVIVMAGGGGQPGQRLAAEWVDIALGADGAITRLVARERLVVTLPGDGAAPARTIRAAELTGDGAAGTGLTAMQFAGGVDFTESAPGGGAARQARSPSLTVALSPTGAAEAATFVGGATFEDGTLRARAPEARYAMARDTLELVGRQNQPKPTVTDTGLQVDATSLVIALATNGLTATGAVSSVMEPASARGGSGDATTPALLDATQPLMASAGALEYDSQARKAVYSGKARLWQGGTTINAERVVLDESKGDLAASGGVTSTLTLAAAEAATPPRATIARADTMDYVESTGTATYTKAAQMSGPEGDLTADRIALVVARADRSLERIEGYGSVAARVSARDARGDRLTYHAGDGRYVMTGAPVRFTEECRVTTGRTLTFFGTAGKLIVDGNEATRTVTKGGGRCTEPTPR from the coding sequence ATGGCGTCCTGGCGCCGGCGTGGACGAGTACTCGCGGGCGCGGTGGCCGTCGGCGTGGCGGTGGTCGCCTACGTCGCGAGCGGCAGCCGGCGCACGCTGGCGCCCCCTCCGCCGGTCACGCCGCTGCCGCCGGCGGCCACGGCGCAGGTCTCGGGCGGCAACGCCACCAAGACGAGTGGCGAGCGGCGTGACTTCACCGTCGACTTCGCCGAGCAGACGACCTATTCCGACGGGCGGACGGTGGCCACCGGCCTCACCGTGAACGCCACCGCCCGCAACGGCAAGCGCTTCGTCATCACGGGCAGGGAAGGGACGGTCGGCCAGGGGCAGTCCTCGGTGACGATGACGGGGGACGTCGTGATGACGTCCGCCGACGGGCTCGTGGCAAAGACCGAGGCCGCCACCTACGCCGACGGCGAGGGCATCCTGCGCGCGCAGGGGCCGGTCACCTTCGAGCGGGGCGCCACCCACGGATCGGGCGTGGGCTTCCACTACGACCGCAACCGCGACGCGATGTCCATCCTCGACAAGACCACGGCCCACGTGGCGGGCGCCGGCGCAGACGGCGACATGGACATCACGGCCGGCGCCTTCACCGACGCCCGACGCGACCGTTACATGCGGCTCGAGCGCGAGGCCGTCATCGTCCGGCCGGCGCAGACGCTGGCGGGCGACGAGGTCATGGTGTACCTCCTGCCCGACACGGACGAGCCCGATGTGATGGAGCTGCGGGGCAGCGCCCGGATCCTGGGGCGCGAGGGCTTCGGCAGCCTCCGGGAGATGACGGGCCGCGACATCAACGTGGACTACGGCGACGACGGCCGGACCGTCGAGCACGTCACGGTCGCCGGCGATGCCGTCATCGTCATGGCCGGCGGCGGGGGCCAGCCCGGCCAGCGCCTCGCGGCGGAGTGGGTGGACATCGCCCTCGGCGCCGACGGCGCGATCACGCGGCTGGTCGCGCGCGAGCGCCTCGTCGTCACGCTGCCGGGAGACGGCGCGGCCCCGGCACGGACGATCCGGGCCGCCGAGCTCACCGGCGACGGCGCCGCGGGCACCGGGCTGACCGCGATGCAGTTCGCGGGCGGCGTGGACTTCACCGAGAGCGCGCCCGGAGGTGGGGCCGCCCGTCAGGCCCGGTCGCCGTCGCTGACCGTGGCGCTCAGTCCCACCGGGGCCGCCGAGGCCGCCACGTTCGTCGGCGGCGCCACCTTCGAGGACGGCACCCTCCGGGCACGGGCCCCCGAGGCGCGCTACGCGATGGCCCGCGACACGCTCGAGCTCGTGGGGCGCCAGAACCAGCCGAAACCGACCGTGACCGACACGGGCCTGCAGGTCGACGCGACGTCGCTGGTCATCGCGCTGGCCACCAACGGCCTGACCGCGACCGGCGCCGTCTCGAGCGTGATGGAGCCGGCGTCGGCGCGCGGGGGCAGCGGCGACGCGACGACGCCCGCGCTGCTCGACGCCACGCAGCCGCTGATGGCGAGTGCCGGGGCGCTCGAGTACGACAGCCAGGCGCGGAAGGCCGTCTACAGCGGCAAGGCGCGGCTGTGGCAGGGCGGCACGACGATCAATGCCGAGCGGGTGGTGCTCGACGAGTCGAAGGGCGACCTGGCCGCCTCCGGCGGGGTCACCTCGACGCTGACCCTGGCCGCCGCGGAGGCCGCGACGCCGCCGCGCGCCACCATCGCCCGCGCCGACACGATGGACTACGTCGAGTCCACGGGGACCGCCACCTACACGAAGGCCGCGCAGATGAGCGGCCCCGAGGGCGACCTCACGGCGGATCGGATCGCGCTCGTCGTCGCGCGGGCCGACCGCTCGCTCGAGCGCATCGAGGGCTATGGCAGTGTGGCGGCGCGCGTCTCGGCGCGCGACGCCCGCGGCGACCGGCTGACCTATCACGCCGGAGACGGGCGCTACGTGATGACCGGAGCCCCCGTACGGTTCACCGAGGAGTGCCGCGTGACGACGGGCCGCACGTTGACCTTCTTCGGGACGGCCGGTAAGCTCATCGTCGACGGCAACGAGGCGACCCGGACCGTGACCAAGGGCGGCGGACGCTGCACCGAGCCGACGCCGCGCTGA
- a CDS encoding PTS sugar transporter subunit IIA: protein MIGVVVVTHGQLAGELVSAAETIVGDLPHVKAVSIGWHEDVQDARQEIAAAIESVSGPEGVLVATDMFGGTPSNLGMTFLETGKVEVVTGVNLPMLIKLADLRDTASLLEAARQIREHGRTAIWVASDLLRGETGGTA, encoded by the coding sequence ATGATTGGAGTGGTCGTGGTCACGCACGGGCAGCTGGCGGGCGAGCTCGTGAGCGCCGCCGAGACGATCGTCGGCGACCTGCCGCACGTGAAGGCGGTGTCGATCGGATGGCACGAGGACGTCCAGGACGCGCGGCAGGAGATCGCCGCCGCCATCGAGTCCGTGTCGGGGCCCGAGGGAGTGCTGGTCGCGACCGACATGTTCGGGGGCACGCCGTCGAATCTGGGCATGACGTTCCTCGAGACGGGGAAAGTCGAGGTCGTGACGGGCGTGAACCTGCCCATGCTCATCAAGCTGGCCGACCTGCGCGACACCGCCAGCCTGCTGGAGGCGGCCCGCCAGATCCGGGAGCACGGGCGCACGGCCATCTGGGTGGCGTCGGATCTCCTGCGCGGGGAGACGGGAGGGACCGCGTGA
- a CDS encoding acetyl-CoA carboxylase carboxyltransferase subunit alpha, translating to MADLLEFEEPIGVLQKEIEALSMLPSTPDRRADIARLEARITSIRQDLYAHLTPWQRVQVARHPARPTTLDYVEQLFTEFVEVRGDRRFSDDHAIVAGPARFRDRPVMIVGHQKGSDTKQKIYRNFGYARPEGYRKALRVMQLAEKFARPVICFVDTPAAYPGIESEERGVAEAIAVNLREMAVLDVPIVVVVHGEGGSGGALGIAVGDRILMHEFAVYSVIPPEGCAALLWRDTNQKVRAAEALKITAPDLLGLGIIDQIVREPAGGAHTDPAEAGRILGDALAAALDEVSALGNDERLERRYQKFRQMGQVGLADQ from the coding sequence ATGGCCGACCTGCTCGAGTTCGAAGAACCCATCGGCGTTCTGCAGAAGGAGATCGAGGCGCTCTCGATGCTGCCCTCGACGCCCGACCGGCGCGCCGACATCGCCCGCCTGGAGGCCCGGATCACGTCCATCCGCCAGGATCTGTACGCGCACCTCACGCCCTGGCAGCGGGTGCAGGTCGCGCGGCACCCGGCGCGGCCGACCACGCTCGACTACGTGGAGCAGCTCTTCACCGAGTTCGTCGAGGTCCGCGGCGACCGGCGCTTCTCCGACGACCACGCGATCGTGGCGGGCCCGGCGCGGTTCCGCGATCGCCCGGTCATGATCGTCGGCCACCAGAAGGGCAGCGACACCAAGCAGAAGATCTACAGGAACTTCGGCTACGCGCGCCCCGAAGGCTACCGGAAGGCCCTCCGCGTGATGCAGCTGGCCGAGAAGTTCGCGCGGCCCGTCATCTGCTTCGTGGACACGCCCGCCGCGTACCCGGGCATCGAATCCGAGGAGCGCGGCGTGGCCGAGGCCATCGCCGTGAACCTGCGCGAGATGGCCGTGCTCGATGTCCCGATCGTGGTCGTGGTGCACGGAGAAGGCGGCAGCGGCGGCGCGCTCGGTATCGCCGTGGGCGACCGGATCCTCATGCACGAGTTCGCCGTGTACAGCGTGATTCCGCCTGAGGGCTGCGCGGCGCTCCTGTGGCGGGACACGAACCAGAAGGTGCGGGCCGCCGAAGCGCTGAAGATCACGGCGCCCGATCTGCTGGGCCTCGGGATCATCGACCAGATCGTCCGGGAGCCCGCCGGTGGGGCCCACACCGATCCCGCCGAGGCGGGCCGGATCCTGGGCGATGCGCTGGCGGCGGCCCTCGACGAGGTCTCGGCCCTGGGCAACGACGAGCGCCTCGAGCGGCGCTACCAGAAGTTCCGCCAGATGGGTCAGGTCGGCCTGGCCGACCAGTGA
- the hprK gene encoding HPr(Ser) kinase/phosphatase, whose product MPPPRVVTVGHLLGGPADAYGLSIELVAGAAGVDRAISSPYIQKTGLALAGYHQYLRPGRVLIYGDSEVRYLETLSPDARTAALAKSFAAGVPCVLVTSSLPLPAEVARGADDAAVPLLRTPTSTPLAIGKLMSMLEDRLASREVVHGVLMDVLGLGVLLIGESGIGKSECALDLIGRGHRLVADDAVEIRRRAETVIIGTSPAETRFFMEIRGLGLVNVRDLFGVASTRTSKRVEFVVELERWDSSRTYDRLGLEELQHELLGLKVPKVTMPVAPGRTVATLVEVAARNQLLRARGVHGARDLVAALDARLARVGGGFEDPDDGDDLDAGGVA is encoded by the coding sequence ATGCCGCCCCCTCGCGTCGTCACGGTGGGCCATCTGCTCGGCGGACCTGCGGACGCGTACGGGCTCTCGATCGAGCTCGTCGCCGGGGCGGCCGGCGTCGACCGGGCCATCAGCAGTCCCTACATCCAGAAGACGGGGCTCGCGCTGGCGGGCTATCACCAGTACCTGCGGCCGGGGCGTGTCCTGATCTACGGCGACAGTGAGGTCCGTTACCTGGAGACGCTGTCGCCCGACGCGCGCACGGCCGCGCTCGCGAAGTCGTTCGCGGCCGGGGTGCCCTGCGTCCTCGTCACCAGCAGCCTGCCCCTGCCGGCGGAGGTGGCGCGTGGCGCCGACGACGCGGCCGTGCCGCTGCTCCGGACCCCGACCTCCACGCCGCTGGCCATCGGCAAGCTCATGTCGATGCTCGAGGATCGCCTGGCCTCGCGCGAGGTGGTCCACGGCGTCCTGATGGACGTGCTCGGCCTCGGGGTGCTGCTCATCGGCGAGAGCGGCATCGGGAAGAGCGAGTGCGCCCTGGACCTCATCGGGCGCGGCCACCGGCTGGTGGCCGACGACGCCGTGGAAATCCGGCGCCGCGCGGAGACCGTGATCATCGGCACGTCGCCGGCGGAGACGCGATTCTTCATGGAGATCCGGGGGCTCGGCCTGGTCAACGTCCGCGATCTCTTCGGCGTGGCCTCCACGCGCACGTCGAAGCGCGTCGAGTTCGTGGTCGAGCTCGAGCGCTGGGATTCCTCGCGCACCTATGACCGGCTGGGCCTCGAGGAACTGCAGCACGAGCTGCTCGGCCTGAAGGTGCCCAAGGTGACGATGCCCGTGGCCCCCGGCCGCACGGTGGCCACGCTGGTGGAGGTGGCAGCCCGGAACCAGCTGCTGCGGGCCCGGGGGGTCCACGGCGCCCGCGACCTGGTCGCGGCGCTCGATGCCCGTCTGGCCCGTGTGGGCGGCGGCTTCGAGGACCCGGACGACGGCGACGACCTCGACGCGGGAGGCGTGGCGTGA
- the lptB gene encoding LPS export ABC transporter ATP-binding protein yields MPTLRTDALTKRYGGRTVVNGVSLEIASGEVVGLLGPNGAGKTTTFYMTVGLIAPDGGRVLLDEHDVTDDPMYIRARKGIGYLPQEPSIFRGLTVEQNLLAILETLPLSAAQRRARLTELLAELGLTHLAKSAAYTLSGGERRRAEITRALVMAPRFILLDEPFAGIDPIAVTDIQQIIFHLKARGIGVLITDHNVRETLRITDRAYIVADGAIFRAGTPDDLASDPEVRRIYLGQDFRLD; encoded by the coding sequence ATGCCCACGCTCCGCACCGATGCCTTGACCAAGCGCTACGGCGGGCGCACGGTCGTCAACGGCGTCAGCCTCGAGATCGCCTCCGGCGAAGTGGTGGGCCTGCTCGGGCCCAACGGCGCCGGCAAGACCACCACCTTCTACATGACCGTCGGGCTCATCGCGCCCGACGGCGGCCGTGTCCTCCTGGACGAGCACGACGTCACCGACGACCCGATGTACATCCGGGCCCGGAAGGGCATCGGCTACCTGCCGCAGGAGCCGTCGATCTTCCGCGGGCTGACGGTGGAGCAGAACCTCCTGGCCATCCTGGAGACACTGCCGCTCTCGGCGGCGCAGCGGCGCGCGCGGTTGACGGAGCTCCTGGCGGAGCTCGGCCTGACGCACCTGGCCAAGTCGGCCGCCTACACGCTGTCCGGGGGCGAGCGGCGGCGGGCCGAGATCACCCGTGCGCTGGTCATGGCGCCGCGCTTCATCCTGCTCGACGAGCCGTTCGCGGGGATCGACCCGATCGCGGTCACCGACATCCAGCAGATCATCTTCCACCTGAAGGCGCGGGGCATCGGCGTCCTCATCACGGACCACAACGTGCGCGAGACCCTGCGCATCACGGACCGCGCGTACATCGTGGCGGACGGCGCCATCTTCCGGGCCGGGACGCCGGACGACCTGGCGTCGGACCCCGAGGTACGGCGCATCTACCTCGGCCAGGATTTCCGCCTGGACTGA
- the rpoN gene encoding RNA polymerase factor sigma-54, whose translation MAIHQKLQAKLSQKLILTPSLQQAIKLLPMSTLELADMLNQEVVENPLLEEIPTEDLQAPEAQPATDKADEQDADRPEGKADSWEDNDYEYFFSEYLDDGYRPRVQTEVKELPPIENTLSTSSSLTDHLEWQLSLKTDDQDERAIGEAIIGNLDDDGYLVASVNEIAQMGPWPIDRVEQALRLVQAFDPTGVAARDLQECLTLQLRSLGLEGTPTERIVSDHLRLLQNHQIPELSRKMGMSIDELREHIEIVRHLDPKPGARYNARQPEYVMPDVYIVKVDDQYVAVLNDDGLPQLRISSSYKRLLDKDQSDPDTRTYVKERFNAARWLLKSVEQRQKTIQKVATSIINFQRDFLDHGIEHLRPLVLRDVANDIGMHESTVSRVVTNKYMHTPQGVFEMKYFFHSGISSSYGDAVSSVTIKQRIRKIIEAEDPRKPLSDSKIVSILQREGLVLARRTIAKYREELRIPTSNQRKVLY comes from the coding sequence ATGGCCATCCACCAGAAGCTCCAAGCGAAGCTCTCGCAGAAGCTCATCCTGACGCCCTCGTTGCAGCAGGCGATCAAGCTCCTGCCGATGTCGACGCTCGAGCTGGCGGACATGCTCAACCAGGAAGTGGTGGAGAACCCGCTCCTCGAAGAGATTCCGACCGAGGACCTCCAGGCGCCCGAGGCGCAGCCGGCCACCGACAAGGCCGACGAACAGGACGCGGACCGGCCCGAGGGCAAGGCCGACTCCTGGGAGGACAACGACTACGAGTACTTCTTCAGCGAGTACCTGGACGACGGGTACCGTCCGCGCGTCCAGACCGAGGTGAAGGAGCTGCCGCCCATCGAGAACACGCTCTCGACCAGCTCCTCGCTGACCGACCACCTGGAATGGCAGCTCTCGCTCAAGACCGACGACCAGGACGAGCGGGCGATCGGCGAGGCCATCATCGGCAACCTCGACGACGATGGCTACCTGGTGGCCTCGGTCAACGAGATCGCGCAGATGGGGCCGTGGCCGATCGACCGGGTGGAGCAGGCGCTGCGCCTCGTCCAGGCGTTCGATCCCACCGGCGTCGCCGCCCGTGACCTGCAGGAGTGCCTCACGCTGCAGCTGCGCTCGCTGGGCCTGGAGGGCACGCCCACCGAGCGCATCGTGAGCGACCACCTGAGGCTGCTCCAGAACCACCAGATCCCTGAGCTCTCGCGCAAGATGGGCATGAGCATCGACGAGCTCCGGGAGCACATCGAGATCGTCCGCCACCTCGACCCGAAGCCCGGCGCCCGCTACAACGCTCGCCAGCCCGAGTACGTCATGCCGGACGTCTACATCGTCAAGGTGGACGACCAGTACGTCGCGGTGCTGAACGACGACGGCCTGCCGCAGCTCCGCATCAGCTCGTCCTACAAGCGCCTGCTCGACAAGGACCAGTCCGATCCCGACACCCGGACCTACGTGAAGGAGCGGTTCAACGCCGCCCGCTGGCTGCTGAAGTCGGTCGAGCAGCGGCAGAAGACCATCCAGAAGGTCGCGACCAGCATCATCAACTTCCAGCGCGACTTCCTGGATCACGGCATCGAGCACCTCCGGCCGCTCGTGCTGCGCGACGTGGCGAACGACATCGGCATGCACGAGTCCACCGTGAGCCGCGTCGTCACCAACAAGTACATGCACACGCCCCAGGGCGTGTTCGAGATGAAGTACTTCTTCCACAGCGGCATCAGCAGTTCCTACGGCGATGCCGTGTCGTCGGTCACGATCAAGCAGCGCATCCGGAAGATCATCGAGGCCGAGGATCCCCGCAAGCCGCTCAGCGACTCCAAGATCGTGAGCATCCTGCAGCGCGAGGGCCTCGTGCTGGCGCGCCGCACGATCGCCAAGTACCGGGAAGAGCTGCGGATTCCGACGTCGAACCAGCGTAAGGTCCTGTACTAG